DNA from Bradyrhizobium japonicum USDA 6:
CCGCGCGCCGTCTGCCGCAATAATGAGCATGCGAGGGGTTAGTTCCTGGCGAATGGAACTTTAGGGCGCAGTACCGATTAATCCCGGCGGCTGACACAGGGGCGACATTCATGAAGGGCAAAGCAAAAGCTAAAGAGCCGTCCGCGGTTTCGAAGTTTTTCGGCGACCTCGCCAACAAAACTTCGCTGGCGGCAGGCCGGGCTTCAACGTTCATTATCGCGGCCGGCATCGTCATCGTATGGGCGGTAAGCGGACCGCTCTTCGGTTTCTCCGATACGTGGCAGCTGGTGATCAACACAGGAACGACCATCGTCACGTTCCTGATGGTGTTTCTCATCCAGAATTCTCAAAACCGCGATAGCGCCGCGATCCAGGTCAAGCTCGACGAATTGATCCGGGTCGGCGCGGCCCGGAATTCATTGGTCGGTATCGAACATCTGACGGACGACGAGATCGAGGATCTGCGCGGCAAATGCGAGGCGAGGGCGCGCGCTGAAAAATCGGCCGACAAGAGTGTCGACAAAACGCGGAAGTCGGCGCGACGGGCCGCAGAAAAGGTCGCAACTTGATGCGGGCGGGCACTCAGTCAGCGAGGCCCGCCGCCCAAAGCATCGACGCAATCCTTCGCCTTGAAAAGCAGGATGAAGAAACTCTGGCGGTTCATCACCGTCTGTTTCACTGGATCGGCTGGTTCGTCGGCACCATTCAGTTTATCGTTCTTCAATGCGCGTTCGTGATCGGCTGGATCATCCTCAGCCACTTTTTCCCGCATCACGCTTTCGACGAATATCCGTTCCCGCTGCTCGCGACGATCCTCGCGCTCGAAGCCGTTCTCCTCACCTCCTGCGTGCTGATCCGCCAAAGCCTGATCGACCGAACTCTGGAACGGCGCGATCACCTGGAGCTGCAGATCAATCTCCTTGCAGAGAGGGAGGCGACCCAGTCGTTGCGCATATTGCAGCGCATCGCGAAGAAATTGGATGTCGAGGACATCGAGAATGGTAGGCCGGATGAGCTTGCAAGCGAGACGTCGGTTGATCAGATAGCGCAAGACTTGAAAGACCGCCAGGACGAAGACGCGAAGCAGTAGACGGTTACGAGAGGCCACGCTTTCGACCGTTCCCACCCTTCGATCGCGTATCGATGCGCCCTTCTCGGTTTTGGACCACGTCTAAACCGCCTTACGTGATGTCAGCTCGATACCGCTCGTTTGTCTTGCGCCTTGGACTGCCGCCTTGGCC
Protein-coding regions in this window:
- a CDS encoding DUF1003 domain-containing protein, yielding MRAGTQSARPAAQSIDAILRLEKQDEETLAVHHRLFHWIGWFVGTIQFIVLQCAFVIGWIILSHFFPHHAFDEYPFPLLATILALEAVLLTSCVLIRQSLIDRTLERRDHLELQINLLAEREATQSLRILQRIAKKLDVEDIENGRPDELASETSVDQIAQDLKDRQDEDAKQ
- a CDS encoding low affinity iron permease family protein, which encodes MKGKAKAKEPSAVSKFFGDLANKTSLAAGRASTFIIAAGIVIVWAVSGPLFGFSDTWQLVINTGTTIVTFLMVFLIQNSQNRDSAAIQVKLDELIRVGAARNSLVGIEHLTDDEIEDLRGKCEARARAEKSADKSVDKTRKSARRAAEKVAT